Proteins found in one Drosophila busckii strain San Diego stock center, stock number 13000-0081.31 chromosome 2R, ASM1175060v1, whole genome shotgun sequence genomic segment:
- the LOC108595351 gene encoding peflin, producing the protein MSYGYNPYAQPGGAPPPGAFPPQQQQQQSPAYQWFAMVDRDRSGKINAEELQAALINGRGEKFSSHACKLMISMFDNDASGSIDVYEFEKLYNYINQWLQVFKTYDQDSSGHIEEGELTQAFTQMGFRFTPEFINFLVKKSDPNTHKEVSVDQFIVLCVQIQRFTEAFRQRDTQQNGTITIGFEDFLSVAIGCSY; encoded by the exons ATGTCCTAC GGCTACAATCCTTATGCCCAGCCTGGCGGAGCCCCACCACCTGGTGCTTTTcccccgcagcagcagcagcaacagagtcCTGCTTACCAATGGTTTGCTATGGTGGACAGGGACCGTTCGGGCAAGATTAATGCCGAAGAACTTCAAGCGGCGCTGATCAACGGGCGTGGAGAAAAGTTTTCGAGTCATGCATGCAAACTTATGATAA GTATGTTCGACAACGACGCTAGCGGCTCTATCGATGTGTACGAGTTCGAAAAACTATATAACTATATCAATCAATGGCTGCAGGTCTTTAAGACCTACGATCAAGATAGCTCAGGTCATATCGAGGAGGGCGAACTCACTCAGG CATTTACTCAAATGGGCTTCCGCTTTACGCCCGAGTTTATCAACTTTCTGGTGAAGAAGAGCGATCCGAATACACACAAGGAGGTGTCTGTGGACCAATTTATTGTACTGTGTGTGCAAATTCAACGCTTTACCGAGGCATTCAGACAGCGTGATACGCAACAGAATGGCACCATCACCATAGGCTTTGAGGACTTCCTAAGCGTTGCCATTGGATGCTCCTACTAA
- the LOC108595350 gene encoding translin, producing the protein MSHFVNMEVFSNYQKYIDNEQELRENIRIVVREIEQLSKEATIKLQVIHSDLSKIGNACGLARKQIAACAEKYQKLSALVPAGQYYRYSDHWTYITQRLVFLIALVIYLEAGFLVARETAAEMLGLKIKQADGFHLDIEDYLLGILMLASELSRFATNSVTMGDYERPLNISHFIGDLNTGFRLLNLKNDGLRKRFDALKYDVKKIEEVVYDVSIRGLSSAGGEQKEQKAEPVES; encoded by the exons atgtcGCATTTCGTAAATATGGAGGTATTTTcaaattatcaaaaatatatagacaatGAACAGGAGCTACGTGAG AACATTCGCATCGTGGTGCGTGAAATTGAGCAACTGTCAAAGGAAGCCACCATTAAACTGCAGGTGATACATTCTGATTTAAGCAAAA ttgGCAATGCTTGCGGCTTGGCACGCAAGCAAATTGCGGCCTGCGCtgaaaaatatcaaaagctgTCTGCTTTGGTACCGGCTGGCCAATATTACCG CTATTCAGATCACTGGACCTACATTACTCAGCGCTTGGTGTTTCTAATTGCGTTGGTAATTTACCTGGAGGCGGGCTTTTTGGTGGCGCGTGAGACAGCAGCCGAAATGCTTGGTC TGAAAATCAAACAAGCGGATGGCTTCCACTTGGACATTGAGGATTATTTGCTTGGCATTCTAATGTTGGCCTCGGAACTGTCACGCTTTGCCACAAATTCCGTTACAATGGGCGACTACGAGCGCCCGCTCAATATTTCGCATTTCATTGGTGATCTCAACACAGGCTTTCGTCTGTTGAATTTGAAAAACGATGGACTGCGAAAGCGTTTTGATGCGTTGAAATATGATGTGAAAAAAATTGAGGAAGTCGTATACGATGTCAGCATACGCGGACTCTCGAGTGCTGGAGGAGAGCAAAAGGAACAAAAGGCAGAGCCTGTTGAATCATAA